From one Pecten maximus chromosome 8, xPecMax1.1, whole genome shotgun sequence genomic stretch:
- the LOC117333383 gene encoding neuferricin-like yields the protein MPGKAMIVTIVVGVVSVLYAYGYLVPLTRVLMVYVPVNVKSTIAYYIDLSDDTADVKSTSDRIFTKDELWKYRGEGDIYLAVLGQVFDVTKGRKHYGPGGGYEFFSGRDGSRAYVSGDFTEAGLVDDITGLSLTDIRGLDDWVKFYRKDYTYVGKIVGNFYDAAGTPTTAYREYEKQLAAAEDDKKLTAADYRRFPPCNSESAQGKGRRLWCSTLSGGIQRDWAGLPREYYRPGTTKPRCACVKDVGPPSETSSTTTADNNKGDLDNPNVKVYPGCDPKSISCSFNDF from the exons ATGCCGGGAAAAGCCATGATCGTCACCATTGTGGTGGGCGTGGTGAGTGTGCTGTACGCGTACGGGTACCTGGTTCCTTTAACTCGCGTCTTAATGGTATATGTTCCAGTCAATGTGAAATCTACAATAGCGTACTACATCGATCTCTCTGACGACACCGCTGACGTAAAGTCAACATCAGATCGGATTTTTACCAAGGACGAGTTGTGGAAATACCGCGGGGAAGGGGACATATACTTAGCAGTATTGGGCCAGGTGTTTGATGTTACAAAGGGCAGGAAACATTACGGACCCGGCGGAGGATACGAGTTCTTTTCAG GACGAGACGGGTCGCGAGCATACGTCTCTGGAGACTTTACGGAAGCCGGACTAGTGGACGATATCACAGGACTTTCCCTTACAGATATCCGAGGCTTGGATGACTGGGTCAAGTTCTACAGGAAAGATTACACATATGTCg GTAAAATTGTGGGTAATTTTTACGACGCAGCGGGCACACCGACAACGGCGTACCGCGAGTACGAGAAACAACTAGCGGCGGCTGAGGACGATAAAAAACTGACAGCGGCTGACTATAGACGATTCCCGCCGTGTAACTCCGAGTCTGCACAGGGGAAGGGCAGACGACTCTGGTGTTCAACACTCAG TGGCGGGATACAGAGAGACTGGGCAGGACTTCCCAGAGAGTACTATAGGCCAGGGACAACTAAACCACGCTGCGCATGTGTGAAGGACGTGGGGCCTCCGTCCGAAACCTCCAGTACCACCACAGCTGATAACAACAAAGGAGATCTGGACAATCCTAATGTTAAAGTTTATCCGGGATGCGATCCGAAATCCATATCGTGTTCGTTTAATGACTTTTAA
- the LOC117333384 gene encoding pantetheinase-like — MAGFQLANVLHVVLILASCCDAEKLERTTFKAAVYEHAVILSDVRHENASVSRTTALQHMMKNLNIYRDQVETAAQQGVDIIVFPEDGIYGMGFTRKALTAYLEYIPDPKNESWSACSEPNRYPDTHVQHFLSCLAKNNSMFVVANFGDKQPCSKSLHPSCPSDGHFQFNTDIVYNPNGTLIAKYHKQNLFFEYQFDFPSTTEVVTFNTPFGLFGMFTCFDIIFHDPTIDLINLGVRNIVFPTAWMDAPPLLGAVQFHSAFARGMGLNFLSANINWPLMRFHGSGIYTPDGVLTYYYNDRQRRGQLLIADVPVIRSLTPALTTRTDGSPVVQWDQPPTVRLPSQLYGDAVLTKDHDNSTFSSFVFHDLFTFKFLDDVSAGTLSICNNALCCFLEYERGVVGDDVYAFGAFDGLHTYQGTYYIQVCTLLRCSGPTKSSCGKPPTEAKTHFRKIIVSGNFSSPYVFPEVVTYQNRSLAAPLQHTWTFTQSVLSLDTRVMDPVVSAGLFGRVYTKSESNGHNQVDSSIQRN; from the exons ATGGCGGGTTTCCAGCTGGCCAACGTCCTTCATGTCGTCCTGATACTCGCTAGCTGTTGTGATGCTGAGAAGCTGGAAAGGACCACATTCAAAGCGGCGGTGTATGAACACGCCGTTATTCTGTCCGACGTCCGACACGAGAATGCGTCTGTCTCGAGGACGACGGCCCTCCAACACATGATGAAAAACCTGAACATATACCGGGATCAGGTGGAGACGGCAGCACAACAG GGTGTGGATATCATAGTTTTTCCGGAAGACGGGATTTACGGTATGGGATTCACCAGGAAAGCACTGACTGCCTATCTCGAGTACATCCCGGACCCAAAGAATGAGTCATGGAGCGCATGCTCAGAGCCAAATCGATACCCAGATACACATGTACAGCATTTCCTCAGTTGTCTAGCAAAAAACAACTCGATGTTTGTAGTGGCGAACTTCGGAGATAAACAGCCTTGTTCAAAATCTCTACACCCCAGTTGTCCTAGCGACGGTCATTTCCAGTTCAATACTGACATCGTATATAATCCAAACGGCACTCTTATAGCCAAGTATCACAAACAAAATCTCTTCTTCGAGTATCAGTTTGATTTTCCGTCAACTACCGAAGTCGTTACATTCAACACACCGTTTGGGTTGTTTGGCATGTTCACTTGTTTCGATATTATATTCCATGACCCCACGATTGACCTGATAAACCTCGGGGTGAGAAACATCGTGTTTCCCACAGCATGGATGGACGCCCCACCCCTACTGGGGGCGGTCCAGTTCCACTCCGCCTTCGCCAGAGGCATGGGTCTCAACTTCCTGTCCGCCAACATAAATTGGCCTTTGATGCGGTTTCATGGCAGTGGTATCTACACCCCAGATGGTGTCCTGACCTACTACTACAACGACAGACAAAGGCGGGGACAGCTGTTGATAGCGGATGTACCTGTGATTAGATCACTGACTCCAGCGTTAACGACTCGTACAGACGGTTCACCAGTGGTACAATGGGATCAACCTCCAACGGTTCGCTTGCCCTCTCAATTGTATGGTGATGCCGTTTTAACTAAAGATCATGACAATTCCACATTTTCGTCTTTTGTCTTCCACGATCTTTTTactttcaaatttttggacgATGTCTCTGCTGGCACGCTTAGCATTTGCAATAATGCTCTTTGCTGTTTCCTTGAGTATGAGCGAGGCGTCGTCGGCGATGACGTGTACGCCTTTGGAGCGTTCGATGGACTTCACACTTACCAGGGTACTTACTACATACAAGTGTGTACCCTTCTAAGGTGTAGTGGGCCAACAAAGTCATCGTGTGGGAAACCACCAACTGAAGCGAAAACTCATTTCCGGAAAATCATAGTATCTGGGAATTTCTCCAGCCCTTACGTGTTTCCGGAAGTAGTCACCTATCAGAACCGGTCGCTGGCCGCCCCACTGCAGCATACATGGACTTTTACTCAGTCCGTCCTGTCGTTAGACACAAGGGTTATGGACCCGGTGGTATCTGCTGGCCTATTTGGTAGAGTCTATACGAAGTCAGAGTCCAATGGGCACAATCAAGTCGACTCATCCATTCAAAGAAACTAA